The Erythrobacter sp. JK5 genome includes a region encoding these proteins:
- a CDS encoding NADH-quinone oxidoreductase subunit D translates to MSIEIEESPTTEGDVITNYTINFGPQHPAAHGVLRMIMELDGEVIERIDPHVGLLHRGTEKLIEHKTYLQALPYFDRLDYCSPLCMEHSYVLAIEKLLNLEVPIRAQYLRVLFAELTRICNHMLNMGAHVLDVGAFTPNLWIMDLREDCMNFFERASGARMHSAWFRPGGVHQDVPEKLLVDIGDWLDNRFFQLFDDAMSLVIDNRIFKQRNVDIAVVSRDDAIAWGFSGPMIRAAGIPWDLRKSQPYDVYDRMEFDIPVGTNSDCYDRFMVRVAEVRESAKIIKQCIRDMPQGPVASTDGKVSPPKRGEMKQSMESLIHHFKLYTEGFHVPAGEVYVATESPKGEFGVYLVSDGSNKPYRCKIRPTAFSHLQAMDFMSKGHMLPDATAILGAIDVVFGECDR, encoded by the coding sequence ATGAGTATCGAGATCGAGGAGTCGCCGACCACCGAAGGCGACGTCATCACCAACTACACGATCAATTTCGGCCCGCAGCATCCCGCGGCGCACGGCGTGCTGCGGATGATCATGGAGCTCGACGGCGAAGTGATCGAGCGGATCGACCCGCATGTCGGCCTGCTCCATCGCGGCACCGAGAAACTGATCGAACACAAGACCTACCTGCAGGCGCTGCCGTATTTCGACCGGCTCGATTACTGCTCGCCGCTGTGCATGGAGCACTCCTACGTGCTCGCGATCGAGAAGTTGCTGAACCTCGAGGTGCCGATCCGCGCGCAGTATCTGCGGGTGCTGTTCGCCGAGCTGACCCGCATCTGCAACCACATGCTCAACATGGGCGCGCACGTGCTCGATGTCGGCGCGTTCACCCCGAACCTGTGGATCATGGACCTGCGCGAAGACTGCATGAACTTCTTCGAGCGGGCGAGCGGCGCGCGGATGCACTCGGCGTGGTTCCGCCCCGGCGGCGTGCATCAGGACGTGCCGGAAAAGCTGCTGGTCGATATCGGCGACTGGCTCGACAACCGCTTCTTCCAGCTGTTCGACGACGCGATGAGCCTCGTGATCGACAACCGCATCTTCAAGCAGCGCAATGTCGATATTGCCGTGGTCAGCCGTGACGACGCGATCGCCTGGGGCTTCAGCGGCCCGATGATCCGCGCGGCGGGCATTCCGTGGGATCTGCGAAAGTCGCAGCCTTACGATGTCTATGACCGAATGGAGTTCGACATTCCGGTCGGCACCAACTCCGATTGCTACGACCGCTTTATGGTCCGCGTGGCCGAGGTTCGCGAGAGCGCGAAGATCATCAAGCAGTGCATCCGCGACATGCCCCAGGGTCCGGTTGCCAGCACCGACGGGAAGGTCTCCCCGCCCAAGCGCGGCGAGATGAAGCAGTCGATGGAAAGCCTGATCCACCACTTCAAGCTTTACACCGAAGGCTTCCACGTGCCCGCGGGCGAAGTCTACGTCGCGACCGAGAGCCCCAAGGGCGAATTCGGCGTCTATCTCGTCAGCGACGGCAGCAACAAGCCGTATCGCTGCAAGATCCGCCCGACTGCGTTCAGTCACCTGCAAGCGATGGATTTCATGAGCAAGGGCCACATGCTCCCCGACGCGACCGCCATTCTCGGCGCGATCGATGTTGTGTTTGGGGAGTGCGACCGGTGA
- the nuoE gene encoding NADH-quinone oxidoreductase subunit NuoE — MADRTPAPDTPELRARWGSFAWTKANKAQADYHIAKYPEGRQKSAVMPLLDLAQRQVGEETDTQGWLPLPVIEYVAAYLDMPVIRVLEVATFYFMYNLKPVGKFHVQVCGTTPCMLRGSDDIISACKARGMKKGEVSEDGLWTLTEVECMGNCATAPMVQINDDNYEDLTPERLDAVLDALAKGEQPKAGTQEPGRHTSEPKDGPTTLKEMVDANHDYRGEW; from the coding sequence ATGGCTGACCGCACACCCGCACCCGATACGCCCGAGCTGCGCGCACGCTGGGGTTCCTTCGCATGGACCAAAGCGAACAAGGCGCAGGCGGACTATCACATCGCCAAGTACCCTGAAGGCCGCCAGAAATCGGCGGTGATGCCGCTGCTCGACCTGGCGCAGCGTCAGGTCGGCGAAGAGACCGATACGCAGGGCTGGCTGCCGCTGCCGGTGATCGAATATGTCGCCGCTTATCTCGACATGCCGGTGATCCGCGTGCTTGAGGTCGCGACGTTCTATTTCATGTACAACTTGAAGCCGGTCGGGAAATTTCACGTGCAGGTCTGCGGCACGACGCCGTGCATGCTGCGCGGCTCCGATGACATCATCAGCGCCTGCAAAGCGCGCGGGATGAAGAAGGGCGAGGTGTCCGAAGACGGCCTCTGGACCCTCACCGAAGTCGAATGCATGGGCAATTGCGCGACCGCGCCGATGGTCCAGATCAACGACGACAATTACGAGGACCTGACGCCGGAACGGCTCGACGCGGTGCTCGACGCGCTAGCGAAGGGCGAGCAGCCCAAGGCGGGCACGCAGGAGCCGGGGCGGCACACGTCCGAGCCCAAGGACGGCCCGACCACGCTCAAGGAAATGGTCGACGCCAACCACGATTACCGGGGCGAGTGGTAG
- a CDS encoding NADH-quinone oxidoreductase subunit C, translating into MAVLHSAPKFASNDGVIDALSESISVWLERAEEQHGEIILTVRREAIADVLQILRDEHKYQQLMEIAGADYPDRPERFECVYMLLSLTKNHRVMVKCSTDETTPVPTLTTLWPNAGWLEREVFDMYGVTFAGNKDLRRILTDYGFEGHPFRKDFPMTGYTELRYSEEEKRVVYEPVELAQDMRTFDFLSPWEGSDYVLPGDEKAEGAPQVDKPKVTETPADTGAGAKAEENAAEGTRAVPPDMVEIDIEDDKEGE; encoded by the coding sequence ATGGCCGTACTCCACTCCGCCCCCAAATTCGCCTCGAACGACGGCGTGATCGACGCGCTATCGGAAAGCATCAGCGTGTGGCTCGAGCGCGCGGAAGAGCAGCACGGCGAGATCATTCTCACCGTCAGGCGCGAGGCGATCGCGGACGTGCTGCAAATCCTGCGCGATGAGCACAAGTACCAGCAGCTGATGGAAATCGCCGGGGCCGACTATCCCGACCGCCCGGAGCGGTTCGAATGCGTCTACATGCTGCTCTCGCTCACCAAAAACCACCGCGTCATGGTGAAATGCTCGACCGACGAGACCACGCCGGTACCGACCCTCACGACGCTGTGGCCCAACGCGGGCTGGCTCGAACGCGAGGTGTTCGACATGTACGGCGTCACCTTTGCGGGCAACAAGGATCTGCGGCGCATCCTCACCGATTACGGTTTCGAAGGGCATCCCTTCCGCAAGGACTTCCCGATGACGGGCTACACAGAGCTGCGCTATTCCGAAGAGGAAAAGCGGGTGGTGTACGAACCGGTCGAACTTGCGCAGGACATGCGCACGTTCGATTTCCTCTCGCCGTGGGAAGGGTCCGACTACGTCCTGCCCGGCGATGAAAAGGCCGAAGGGGCGCCCCAGGTCGACAAGCCCAAGGTCACCGAAACGCCCGCCGATACCGGCGCGGGTGCCAAGGCCGAGGAAAATGCTGCGGAAGGCACCCGGGCGGTTCCGCCCGACATGGTCGAAATCGACATAGAAGATGACAAGGAGGGCGAATGA
- a CDS encoding NADH-quinone oxidoreductase subunit B family protein, with protein MPTARGGEVKQPDADYFNALQTEVNDKGFLLTSTEDVFQWARTGSLWWMTFGLACCAVEMIHVNMPRYDMERFGAAPRASPRQSDLMIVAGTLCNKMAPALRKVYDQMSDPKYVISMGSCANGGGYYHYSYSVVRGCDRIVPVDIYVPGCPPTAEALLYGVMQLQRKIRRAGTIER; from the coding sequence ATGCCCACGGCCAGGGGCGGCGAAGTGAAGCAGCCCGATGCGGACTACTTCAACGCGCTCCAGACCGAGGTCAACGACAAGGGCTTCCTGCTCACCTCGACCGAGGACGTGTTCCAGTGGGCGCGCACCGGCTCGCTTTGGTGGATGACCTTCGGCCTGGCCTGCTGCGCGGTCGAGATGATCCACGTCAACATGCCGCGCTACGACATGGAGCGTTTCGGCGCCGCCCCGCGCGCGTCCCCGCGTCAGTCCGACCTGATGATCGTCGCCGGCACGCTGTGCAACAAGATGGCCCCGGCGCTGCGCAAGGTTTACGACCAGATGTCGGACCCGAAATACGTCATTTCCATGGGTAGCTGCGCCAATGGTGGCGGCTATTACCATTACAGCTATTCCGTGGTGCGCGGGTGCGACCGGATCGTGCCGGTCGACATCTACGTGCCCGGATGCCCTCCCACCGCCGAGGCGCTGCTCTACGGCGTGATGCAGCTGCAGCGGAAAATCCGCCGCGCCGGCACGATCGAGCGTTGA
- the nuoH gene encoding NADH-quinone oxidoreductase subunit NuoH, which produces MTEFFQSFGMPYEWAWTVATLTGIIVISLLVMFAVAMVIYVDRKVLGAIMLRRGPNVVGPFGLLQSFADGLKVFLQETIIPSAANKGIFLLAPIITFTVALAAWAVIPFDAGMVLADINVGLLYILAISSLGVYGVVMSGWASNSKYPFFSAMRAAAQMISYEVSIGFVLVCVVLFVGSFNMSEIVMSQKGFGLGIVNAHFVHPLLFPMFVVFFISALAETARAPFDLTEAESELVAGYQTEYSSMAFALFWLGEYANILLMCSLCTLLFMGGWLPPIEWAPLYYVPGIVWFLLKTFFFFFLFSWIWATVPRYRYDQLMRLGWKVFLPMSLLFVALISGYLMATGHFG; this is translated from the coding sequence GTGACCGAATTCTTCCAATCCTTCGGCATGCCCTACGAATGGGCTTGGACCGTCGCGACGCTGACCGGGATTATCGTGATCTCGCTGCTGGTCATGTTCGCCGTCGCGATGGTGATCTATGTCGACCGCAAGGTGCTGGGCGCGATCATGTTGCGGCGCGGGCCGAACGTGGTCGGGCCGTTCGGGCTGCTCCAGTCGTTTGCGGACGGGCTCAAGGTGTTCCTGCAGGAAACCATCATCCCGAGCGCAGCGAACAAGGGCATCTTCCTGCTCGCGCCGATCATCACTTTCACCGTCGCGCTCGCCGCTTGGGCGGTGATCCCGTTCGATGCAGGCATGGTGCTGGCCGACATCAATGTCGGGCTGCTCTACATCCTCGCGATCTCCTCGCTCGGCGTTTACGGCGTGGTGATGAGCGGGTGGGCGTCGAACTCGAAATATCCGTTCTTCTCCGCCATGCGCGCCGCCGCGCAGATGATCTCCTACGAGGTCTCGATCGGCTTTGTGCTGGTTTGCGTCGTGCTGTTTGTCGGCTCGTTCAACATGAGCGAGATCGTGATGAGCCAGAAGGGCTTCGGCCTCGGCATCGTCAACGCGCATTTCGTGCACCCGCTGTTGTTCCCGATGTTCGTGGTGTTCTTCATCAGCGCGCTGGCCGAAACCGCGCGCGCGCCGTTCGACCTGACCGAGGCCGAATCCGAGCTCGTCGCCGGGTACCAGACCGAATATTCGAGCATGGCCTTCGCGCTGTTCTGGCTCGGCGAATACGCCAATATCCTGCTGATGTGCTCGCTGTGCACGCTGCTGTTCATGGGCGGATGGCTGCCCCCGATCGAGTGGGCGCCGCTGTATTATGTGCCTGGGATCGTGTGGTTCCTGCTCAAGACGTTTTTCTTCTTCTTCCTGTTCAGCTGGATATGGGCGACCGTCCCGCGGTACCGCTATGACCAGCTGATGCGGTTGGGCTGGAAAGTGTTCCTGCCGATGAGCCTTCTCTTCGTTGCGCTGATCAGCGGCTACCTGATGGCTACGGGGCATTTCGGATGA
- the nuoF gene encoding NADH-quinone oxidoreductase subunit NuoF, with protein sequence MLADKDRIFTNVYGFQDWGLKAAQARGDWDDTKALIARGQDSIIDEMKASGLRGRGGAGFPTGLKWSFMPKESRDGRPSFLVINADESEPGSCKDREIIRHDPHKLIEGALVAGFAMRARAAYIYIRGEYIREAETLQAAIDEAYDAGLIGKNASGSGYDFDVFMHRGAGAYICGEETAMIESLEGKKGQPRLKPPFPAGAGLYGCPTTVNNVESIAVVPTILRRGGSWFASFGRENNAGTKLFQISGHVEQPCVVEEAMSIPFRELIEKHCGGIRGGWDNLLAVIPGGSSVPLVPAEQIMDAPMDFDGLKELGSGLGTAAVIVMDKSTDIVRAISRISYFYKHESCGQCTPCREGTGWMWRVMERLRTGDAAIEEIDMLHEVTKQVEGHTICALGDAAAWPIQGLIRHFRPELEKRIHEHNAQFAEAAE encoded by the coding sequence ATGCTCGCGGATAAGGACCGCATCTTCACCAATGTCTACGGCTTCCAGGACTGGGGCCTGAAGGCAGCGCAGGCACGCGGCGATTGGGACGATACCAAGGCGCTGATCGCGCGTGGGCAGGATTCGATCATCGACGAGATGAAGGCATCGGGCCTGCGCGGGCGGGGTGGGGCAGGCTTCCCCACCGGTCTCAAATGGTCGTTCATGCCCAAGGAAAGCAGGGATGGTCGCCCGAGCTTCCTCGTCATCAATGCCGACGAATCCGAGCCCGGATCGTGCAAGGACCGCGAGATCATCCGCCACGATCCGCACAAGCTGATCGAAGGCGCATTGGTCGCCGGTTTCGCGATGCGCGCGCGTGCGGCCTACATCTACATTCGCGGCGAATATATCCGCGAGGCCGAGACGCTTCAGGCGGCGATCGACGAGGCCTACGATGCCGGTCTGATCGGCAAGAATGCCAGCGGTTCGGGCTACGATTTCGACGTGTTCATGCACCGCGGTGCGGGTGCCTATATCTGCGGCGAAGAGACCGCGATGATCGAAAGCCTCGAAGGCAAGAAGGGCCAGCCGCGTCTCAAGCCGCCATTCCCGGCGGGCGCGGGTCTCTATGGCTGCCCGACCACGGTCAACAACGTGGAATCGATCGCGGTGGTCCCCACGATCCTGCGGCGCGGCGGTAGCTGGTTCGCCAGCTTCGGGCGCGAGAACAACGCCGGGACAAAGCTGTTCCAGATCAGCGGCCATGTCGAACAGCCCTGCGTGGTCGAGGAAGCGATGAGCATCCCTTTCCGCGAGCTGATCGAGAAGCATTGCGGCGGCATTCGCGGCGGGTGGGACAATCTGTTGGCAGTAATCCCCGGCGGTTCCTCGGTCCCGCTGGTCCCGGCCGAGCAGATCATGGATGCGCCGATGGATTTCGACGGGCTGAAAGAGCTCGGCTCGGGCCTCGGCACGGCAGCGGTGATCGTGATGGACAAGTCCACCGATATCGTCCGCGCGATTAGCCGCATCAGCTATTTCTACAAGCACGAATCCTGCGGCCAGTGCACGCCCTGCCGCGAAGGCACCGGGTGGATGTGGCGCGTGATGGAGCGCTTGCGTACTGGTGATGCCGCGATCGAGGAAATCGACATGCTGCACGAGGTAACCAAGCAGGTCGAAGGCCACACGATCTGCGCACTCGGCGACGCGGCGGCATGGCCGATCCAGGGTCTGATCCGCCACTTCCGTCCCGAGTTGGAAAAGCGCATCCACGAGCACAACGCCCAATTCGCGGAGGCGGCGGAGTGA
- the nuoI gene encoding NADH-quinone oxidoreductase subunit NuoI, whose protein sequence is MTTATQLLKSFTLWEFLKAHAKTLKYFFKPKVTINYPFEKNALSPRFRGEHALRRYPNGEERCIACKLCEAVCPAQAITIESEPREDGSRRTTRYDIDMTKCIYCGFCQEACPVDAIVEGPNFEYATETREELLYDKAKLLANGDKWERAIAANLEADAPYR, encoded by the coding sequence ATGACCACCGCAACCCAGCTCCTCAAATCGTTCACCCTGTGGGAATTCCTCAAGGCGCACGCCAAGACCTTGAAGTATTTCTTCAAGCCCAAGGTGACGATCAACTACCCGTTCGAGAAGAACGCTCTGAGCCCGCGCTTTCGCGGGGAGCATGCGCTGCGTCGCTATCCCAATGGCGAAGAGCGCTGCATCGCCTGCAAGCTGTGCGAAGCCGTCTGCCCCGCGCAGGCGATCACGATCGAGAGCGAACCGCGCGAAGACGGCAGCCGCCGCACCACGCGTTACGACATCGACATGACGAAGTGCATCTATTGCGGCTTCTGCCAGGAGGCCTGCCCGGTCGATGCGATCGTCGAGGGACCGAACTTCGAATACGCCACCGAAACCCGCGAGGAGCTGCTCTATGACAAGGCCAAACTGCTCGCGAATGGTGACAAATGGGAACGGGCCATCGCGGCCAATCTTGAAGCCGATGCGCCCTATCGCTAG